A genomic window from Brassica oleracea var. oleracea cultivar TO1000 chromosome C8, BOL, whole genome shotgun sequence includes:
- the LOC106307531 gene encoding reticuline oxidase-like protein codes for MKLLCLTFVFLVSTTLTTATPPDATVYQNFLQCFTTQTRALPNTLADVVFPQTAAGYTPALRNYIRNARFNTTASPKPAIVIVARSEAHVQAAVVCTKTLKYQLKTRSGGHDYEGVSYVSNLPFFLLDMSSFRDITVEGETAWIGAGVTLGEVYYRIWEKTKTHGFPAGVCPTVGAGGHISGGGYGNMIRKYGLSVDYVTDAKIVDVNGRVLDRKGMGEDLFWAINGGGGASFGVILGFKITLVPVPETVTVFRVQKNLDENAVDMVHKWQFVAPKTDPGLFMRVLLQPVTRNKMQTVRASVLALFLGKSSEVLSLLNKDFPELGLKQENCTELTWIQSVLWWDNHDNATLVKPEVLLERNLDTASYGKRKSDFVEKEITKEGLDYLMKKMIEVGKIGLVFNPYGGKVSEVATTKTPFPHRTKLYKVQHSMNWKDPGPEAETSFLEKAKSFYSYMAPFVTKSPRHTYLNYRDLDIGVNTHGPNSYREGEVYGRKYFGENFDRLVKVKSTVDPENFFRDEQSIPTLPSKPANTPAKPAL; via the coding sequence ATGAAGCTCCTTTGTTTGACTTTTGTCTTCTTGGTCTCCACGACTCTTACAACCGCAACTCCTCCAGACGCAACAGTCTACCAAAACTTCCTCCAATGCTTCACAACCCAAACGCGCGCTCTTCCCAACACCTTAGCCGACGTCGTTTTCCCGCAAACCGCAGCCGGTTACACCCCCGCCCTACGCAACTACATCCGAAACGCGCGTTTCAACACCACCGCGTCTCCCAAACCCGCGATCGTGATCGTCGCGCGTTCCGAGGCCCACGTCCAAGCCGCAGTCGTATGCACCAAAACGCTGAAATACCAGCTTAAAACCCGAAGCGGCGGCCACGACTACGAAGGCGTCTCTTACGTATCCAACCTCCCCTTCTTCCTCCTCGACATGTCGAGCTTCCGCGACATCACCGTCGAGGGAGAAACCGCCTGGATCGGAGCCGGCGTCACGCTAGGTGAAGTCTACTACCGTATATGGGAAAAGACCAAAACACACGGCTTCCCCGCCGGAGTCTGTCCCACCGTCGGCGCCGGAGGGCACATTAGCGGCGGCGGGTACGGAAACATGATCAGAAAGTACGGTCTCTCCGTCGACTACGTCACAGACGCGAAGATCGTGGACGTTAACGGGCGCGTTCTTGACCGTAAAGGAATGGGAGAAGATCTCTTCTGGGCTATTAACGGAGGAGGCGGGGCGAGTTTCGGCGTGATCTTGGGTTTCAAGATCACGCTCGTCCCCGTCCCCGAGACCGTTACGGTCTTCAGGGTCCAGAAGAACTTGGACGAGAACGCGGTCGACATGGTTCACAAATGGCAGTTCGTTGCTCCGAAAACCGATCCTGGTCTCTTCATGAGGGTGTTATTACAGCCCGTGACGAGAAACAAGATGCAGACCGTTCGCGCCTCGGTCTTGGCCTTGTTTCTCGGCAAGTCGAGCGAGGTTTTGTCTCTACTAAACAAAGACTTCCCAGAGCTTGGTTTAAAGCAAGAGAACTGCACGGAGCTCACTTGGATTCAGTCCGTGCTGTGGTGGGATAACCACGACAACGCTACGCTGGTTAAACCCGAGGTGCTCCTCGAGCGTAACTTGGATACGGCGTCTTACGGGAAGAGGAAGTCAGATTTCGTGGAGAAGGAGATTACTAAAGAAGGGTTAGATTACTTGATGAAGAAGATGATCGAGGTTGGGAAGATTGGTCTTGTGTTTAACCCTTACGGTGGGAAGGTGAGCGAGGTGGCTACGACGAAGACTCCTTTCCCGCATAGGACCAAGCTTTACAAGGTGCAGCACTCGATGAACTGGAAAGATCCGGGGCCTGAAGCTGAGACCAGTTTCTTGGAGAAGGCGAAAAGCTTTTATAGCTACATGGCTCCTTTTGTGACCAAGAGCCCTAGACACACGTATTTGAATTACAGGGATTTGGATATTGGAGTTAATACTCATGGTCCGAATAGTTATAGAGAAGGAGAGGTTTATGGGAGGAAGTATTTTGGAGAGAATTTTGATCGGTTGGTGAAGGTGAAAAGTACTGTGGATCCTGAGAATTTCTTTAGAGATGAACAGAGCATACCTACCTTGCCTAGCAAGCCAGCTAACACACCCGCTAAACCAGCTCTATAA
- the LOC106311137 gene encoding pumilio homolog 15-like, protein MKNISIFLFVFTLCMIENAYGANLLKGDKTTLYFRNALSYKKWLKVHCKSGNDDMGVHYLKPGGIDYTFSVHDNVFGGTLIWCTLSKGPDYKVSSRFDAYKQNKDKPHGKSYNYLAKDDGIYHSNLVEFKLHKKFDWK, encoded by the coding sequence ATGAAAAATATTTCAATCTTTCTATTTGTTTTTACACTTTGCATGATCGAGAATGCATATGGTGCCAATTTATTGAAAGGGGATAAGACAACACTATATTTCAGGAACGCCCTTAGTTACAAGAAATGGCTCAAGGTACATTGTAAATCAGGGAACGACGATATGGGTGTCCACTATCTGAAACCGGGTGGAATCGATTACACATTCAGTGTCCACGACAACGTTTTCGGGGGTACGCTTATCTGGTGTACCCTGAGCAAAGGACCTGATTATAAGGTCTCTTCTAGGTTTGACGCCTATAAACAGAACAAGGATAAGCCTCACGGAAAGTCATATAACTATCTTGCTAAAGATGATGGCATCTACCACAGTAATCTTGTGGAATTTAAACTTCACAAGAAGTTTGACTGGAAATAG
- the LOC106307533 gene encoding pumilio homolog 15-like, with product MKNISIFLFVFTLCMIDNVYGGNLLKGEKTTLYFRNGLSYKKWLKVHCKSGNDDMGVHYLKPGGIDYTFSVHDNVFGGTLIWCTLSKGPDYKVSSRFDAYKQNNDKAHGKSYNYLAKDDGIYHSNLVEFKLHKKFDWK from the coding sequence ATGAAAAATATTTCAATCTTTCTATTTGTTTTTACACTTTGCATGATCGACAATGTATATGGTGGCAATTTATTGAAAGGGGAGAAGACAACACTCTATTTCAGGAACGGCCTTAGTTACAAGAAATGGCTCAAGGTACATTGTAAATCAGGGAACGACGATATGGGTGTCCACTATCTGAAACCGGGTGGAATCGATTACACATTCAGTGTCCACGACAACGTTTTCGGGGGTACGCTTATCTGGTGTACCCTGAGCAAAGGACCTGATTATAAGGTCTCTTCTAGGTTTGACGCCTATAAACAGAACAATGATAAGGCTCACGGAAAGTCATATAACTATCTTGCTAAAGATGATGGCATCTATCACAGTAATCTTGTGGAATTTAAACTTCACAAGAAGTTTGACTGGAAATAG
- the LOC106307532 gene encoding alpha-ketoglutarate-dependent dioxygenase alkB — translation MYESANVSDDADRTAFRRAEKQYKLYYEQDSKFSRKKKLPKPVDLSSVLDFNSISQDFNRTGVLPDGIRVAESDSSVFCIENRPGFYFIPNALSLEEQCKWIRESLTSFPQPPNRTNHNAIYGPVADLFDSAKANKVLVQEDTNIWKFYDGEEATAKVKQRRCKSVSASVLLRKLRWSTLGLQFDWSKRNYDVSLPHNNIPDALCQLAKTHAAIAMPAGEEFRPEGAIVNYFGFGDTLGGHLDDMEADWSKPIVSMSLGCKAIFLLGGKSKEDPPHAMYLRSGDVVLMAGEARECFHGVPRIFIDEENADIGALESELPHENGDFIAEYIKTSRININIRQVF, via the exons TTCCGGCGAGCAGAGAAACAATACAAACTTTACTACGAACAAGACTCAAAGTTCTCCAGAAA GAAGAAGCTACCTAAACCGGTCGATTTGTCATCGGTTCTCGATTTCAATTCAATTTCACAAGATTTCAACAGAACCGGTGTTTTACCCGACGGAATTAGGGTTGCAGAGTCTGATTCCTCTGTTTTCTGCATCGAGAATCGTCCTG GGTTTTACTTTATCCCTAATGCGTTGAGCTTGGAGGAGCAGTGCAAATGGATCAGAGAGAGCTTGACGAGTTTTCCTCAGCCTCCGAATAGGACAAACCACAATGCTATTTATGGCCCCGTTGCTGATTTGTTTGATTCAGCTAAAGCAAACAAGGTGTTGGTTCAGGAGGATACTAATATATGGAAGTTCTATGATGGTGAAGAAGCTACTGCTAAAGTTAAACAACGAAGGTGCAAATCAGTTTCAGCTTCGGTTCTGTTGAGGAAGCTTCGTTGGAGCACCCTAGGTTTACAGTTTGATTGGTCCAAG CGCAACTATGATGTTTCTCTGCCTCATAACAACATCCCTGATGCACTTTGTCAACTAGCTAAGACACACGCTGCCATTGCAATGCCTGCAGGGGAGGAGTTCCGTCCAGAGGGTGCTATTGTAAACTATTTTGGCTTCG GTGATACCCTTGGAGGCCATCTTGATGACATGGAAGCTGACTGGAGTAAACCAATAGTAAGCATGAG CTTGGGGTGTAAAGCTATTTTCCTCTTAGGAGGAAAATCAAAAGAGGATCCTCCTCATGCTATGTATCTCAGAAGTGGAGATGTTGTACTGATGGCTGGAGAAGCCAGGGAATGCTTTCACG GCGTGCCCCGTATCTTCATTGATGAAGAAAATGCAGATATTGGCGCACTTGAATCAGAATTGCCCCATGAAAATGGAGATTTTATCGCAGAGTACATCAAAACTTCGAGGATCAACATAAACATCAGGCAAGTTTTCTGA